One window of Solwaraspora sp. WMMA2056 genomic DNA carries:
- a CDS encoding DUF5941 domain-containing protein: MTLAILTPATRAPAADQGGLLSAGGLTLPDRIRAQLAETGADEVRTAGPAQLADLAEQATGPVLLCAADVVAHTELFRLLDSGPAGITRALLLPAAEGTGALAVGARRGNLVVAPAPTADGAAPAGTAVGGPVFGGVLRVGVGDLPALATAARRVADRPGDATRQPLDAILAELMAAGTTVGAYPLRQLVAVRVADQAGVAAAEAQVRAVDPDRARLRLAVKEHDDLFATYCVSSWSPLVTRGAARLGLSPSGVTAISVLFAGAAALLFAVGDRPPVLLLGAVLLYLGFVLDCVDGQLARYTGRYSAFGGWLDTIADRGKEYLVYAGLGAGVQLSGAADGWLLATAAIVLQTVRHMTDAWYGALHDEAARRIPVASADSGAAAGVGSRLSQVSDRVLAAPGSPVYWAKRTVVFPIGERWALIAVTAAVLGQRAALLAVLGWGVLAFCYTLALRSLRSRSMRVPVLAAVDTARYRDDGPLTRLLAHRVGAVVVAGSGQLPLVGAAVAAATAALLLPAFGVAGGLSAAALLVGAGAALVAGIASAARPAVGSLDWLVPAGLRAVEFLIVVAAGAVADVPALVTYGLLFVLALGHYDLTARLEKRLGAPPLHRWSLGWDSRVLLITLTSAGATLAAATGSGAAAPTTLATGATGALAGYLAVHFVATAVLDHRPTPAHPDHRPSAGVSVPAPRRPTDLPVDPAAPLSSAGRPAGPTTGDLG; this comes from the coding sequence GTGACACTGGCGATCCTCACCCCGGCCACCCGAGCCCCCGCCGCGGACCAGGGCGGACTGCTGAGCGCGGGCGGGCTGACCCTGCCCGATCGGATCCGGGCCCAGCTCGCCGAAACCGGTGCCGACGAGGTGCGCACCGCCGGGCCGGCCCAGCTGGCGGACCTTGCCGAGCAGGCGACCGGGCCGGTGCTGCTGTGCGCCGCCGACGTGGTCGCCCACACCGAGCTGTTCCGCCTGCTCGACTCGGGCCCGGCAGGCATCACGCGAGCGTTGCTGCTGCCCGCCGCCGAGGGCACCGGTGCCCTCGCGGTCGGGGCCCGGCGCGGGAACCTCGTCGTCGCCCCGGCACCGACCGCCGACGGTGCCGCCCCGGCCGGTACGGCCGTCGGCGGGCCGGTCTTCGGCGGGGTGCTGCGGGTCGGCGTCGGCGATCTGCCGGCGTTGGCCACCGCCGCCCGCCGGGTCGCCGACCGTCCCGGCGACGCTACCCGCCAACCGCTCGACGCGATCCTCGCCGAGCTGATGGCCGCCGGCACCACCGTCGGCGCGTACCCGCTGCGCCAACTGGTCGCCGTCCGGGTCGCCGACCAGGCCGGGGTGGCCGCTGCCGAGGCGCAGGTGCGGGCCGTCGACCCGGACCGGGCCCGGCTGCGGCTGGCGGTCAAGGAACACGACGACCTGTTCGCCACGTACTGCGTCAGCAGTTGGTCGCCGCTGGTCACCAGGGGTGCGGCGCGGCTCGGGCTGAGTCCGAGCGGGGTCACCGCCATCTCGGTGCTGTTCGCCGGCGCGGCCGCGCTGCTGTTCGCGGTCGGTGACCGGCCGCCGGTGCTGCTGCTCGGCGCGGTCCTGCTCTACCTGGGCTTCGTCCTCGACTGCGTCGACGGTCAGCTCGCCCGCTACACCGGGCGGTACAGCGCCTTCGGCGGCTGGCTCGACACCATCGCCGACCGGGGCAAGGAATACCTGGTGTACGCCGGACTGGGTGCCGGCGTGCAGCTGTCCGGTGCCGCCGACGGCTGGCTGCTGGCCACCGCCGCGATCGTGTTGCAGACCGTCCGGCACATGACCGACGCCTGGTACGGGGCGCTGCACGACGAGGCCGCCCGCCGCATCCCGGTGGCGTCGGCCGACTCGGGCGCGGCGGCGGGCGTCGGCAGCCGGCTCAGCCAGGTCTCCGACCGGGTCCTGGCCGCCCCCGGGTCACCGGTCTACTGGGCGAAGCGCACGGTGGTCTTCCCGATCGGCGAGCGGTGGGCGTTGATCGCCGTCACCGCCGCCGTCCTCGGCCAACGGGCCGCCCTGCTCGCCGTGCTCGGCTGGGGGGTGCTCGCGTTCTGCTACACGCTGGCGCTGCGGTCGCTGCGGTCACGGTCCATGCGGGTTCCGGTCCTCGCGGCGGTCGACACCGCCCGGTACCGCGACGACGGACCGCTCACCCGGCTGCTCGCCCACCGGGTCGGTGCGGTGGTCGTCGCCGGGTCCGGCCAGTTGCCGCTCGTCGGCGCCGCGGTGGCCGCGGCCACCGCGGCGCTGCTGCTGCCGGCGTTCGGCGTCGCCGGCGGGCTCAGTGCCGCGGCGCTGCTGGTAGGTGCGGGTGCGGCGCTGGTGGCGGGGATCGCCAGTGCGGCCCGGCCGGCCGTGGGGTCGCTGGACTGGTTGGTGCCGGCCGGACTGCGGGCCGTCGAGTTCCTGATCGTCGTCGCCGCCGGCGCGGTCGCCGACGTGCCTGCGCTCGTCACCTACGGACTGCTGTTCGTCCTCGCCCTGGGGCACTACGACCTGACCGCGCGGCTGGAGAAGCGGCTCGGTGCGCCGCCGCTGCACCGGTGGAGCCTCGGCTGGGACAGCCGGGTCCTGCTGATCACGCTGACCAGCGCCGGGGCGACTCTGGCCGCCGCCACCGGGTCGGGCGCGGCCGCCCCGACGACCCTGGCCACCGGCGCCACCGGCGCGCTCGCCGGCTACCTGGCGGTGCACTTCGTGGCCACCGCAGTACTCGACCACCGGCCGACACCGGCGCACCCCGACCACCGGCCGTCGGCCGGGGTGTCGGTGCCGGCTCCCCGCCGCCCCACCGACTTGCCGGTCGACCCGGCAGCACCCCTCAGCTCCGCCGGCCGCCCCGCCGGCCCGACCACAGGTGACCTCGGATGA
- a CDS encoding DUF4230 domain-containing protein: protein MLALTTQAAGMLPSWRNPFAQEETDRTQPPVLQSIQDLSRFVAAEGTFQVVVDLEQDRRYVPDFLLNERTLFVGVGAVEAYVDFGQIGEDAIIVAEDGLSAEIRLPAPQLTDADLDLANSYVFAEQRGLLNRLGEVFGGDPNRQRQVYQLAEERIAAAARDSGIAERAENNTRKMLAGLLRSLGYETVTVTFVSP, encoded by the coding sequence GTGCTGGCGCTGACCACCCAGGCCGCCGGCATGTTGCCCAGCTGGCGTAACCCCTTCGCGCAGGAGGAGACCGACCGCACCCAGCCGCCGGTGCTGCAGTCGATCCAGGATCTGAGTCGGTTCGTCGCGGCGGAGGGCACCTTCCAGGTCGTCGTGGACCTGGAACAGGACCGACGGTACGTTCCGGACTTTCTGCTCAACGAACGTACCCTTTTTGTCGGTGTCGGCGCAGTCGAGGCATATGTTGATTTCGGGCAGATCGGCGAAGATGCGATCATTGTCGCTGAAGACGGTCTTTCCGCAGAAATTCGGTTGCCGGCACCGCAGTTGACCGATGCCGACCTGGACCTCGCCAACAGTTACGTCTTCGCCGAACAGCGCGGTCTGCTCAACCGACTCGGTGAGGTGTTCGGTGGGGACCCGAACCGGCAGCGACAGGTGTATCAGCTCGCCGAGGAGCGGATCGCGGCGGCCGCACGGGACAGTGGGATCGCCGAGCGGGCCGAGAACAACACCCGCAAGATGTTGGCCGGGCTGTTGCGTTCTCTGGGTTATGAAACGGTTACTGTAACGTTCGTGTCGCCCTGA
- a CDS encoding aldose 1-epimerase family protein produces MDNVDARPGPPSGAQWTITAHGHEAVVVEVGGGLRAYRAGGFDYVDSYAEDELCVGGAGQVLIPWPNRIRDGRYTFDGVDRQLHLSEPSRHTALHGLVCWLPWQLVSKAADEVVVGVTLPATPGYPWTLVLRTRWQVGADGLRVTHQATNASAEPAPFGLGVHPYLRLPDTDADDTVVRLPARSRVLVDGRLLPIGTAKVAGSEFDFTAGRRVGATVLDTAFGDLDRDPSGGSAARLSTTDGSAAVSIWADPAFGWWQLFSGDTFAPPRYRRSIAVEPMTCPPDAFRSGRDLIVLAPAETWQASWGIRPEAGPGAR; encoded by the coding sequence ATGGACAACGTCGATGCACGTCCGGGCCCACCGTCCGGAGCGCAGTGGACGATCACGGCACACGGACACGAGGCCGTCGTGGTCGAGGTGGGTGGCGGCCTGCGGGCCTACCGGGCCGGTGGATTCGACTACGTCGACTCCTACGCCGAGGACGAGCTCTGCGTGGGCGGCGCCGGCCAGGTGCTGATCCCCTGGCCGAACCGGATCCGGGACGGCCGCTACACCTTCGACGGCGTCGACCGGCAGTTGCACCTGTCGGAGCCATCCCGGCACACCGCTCTGCACGGCCTGGTCTGCTGGTTGCCCTGGCAGCTGGTGTCCAAGGCGGCCGACGAGGTGGTGGTCGGAGTGACGCTGCCCGCCACACCCGGGTACCCGTGGACGTTGGTGCTGCGTACCAGGTGGCAGGTCGGCGCGGACGGCCTGCGGGTGACCCACCAGGCGACCAACGCGAGTGCCGAGCCGGCACCGTTCGGCCTCGGGGTCCATCCGTACCTGCGGTTGCCGGACACCGACGCCGACGACACCGTCGTGCGGTTGCCGGCCCGCAGTCGGGTCCTGGTCGACGGCCGGTTGCTGCCGATCGGTACGGCGAAGGTGGCCGGCAGCGAGTTCGACTTCACCGCCGGTCGGCGGGTCGGCGCCACCGTGCTGGACACCGCCTTCGGCGACCTGGACCGCGATCCGTCCGGCGGATCGGCGGCCCGGCTGTCCACGACGGACGGTTCGGCGGCCGTGTCGATCTGGGCCGATCCGGCCTTCGGCTGGTGGCAACTGTTCAGCGGCGACACGTTCGCACCGCCGCGCTACCGCCGGTCGATCGCGGTGGAGCCGATGACCTGCCCGCCGGACGCGTTCCGGTCCGGCCGCGACCTGATCGTGCTGGCGCCGGCCGAGACCTGGCAGGCCAGCTGGGGCATCCGCCCCGAGGCTGGGCCGGGCGCGCGCTGA
- a CDS encoding bifunctional glycosyltransferase family 2 protein/CDP-glycerol:glycerophosphate glycerophosphotransferase, translated as MTLLSIVVPVYKVQGYLRECLDSILDQSFTDVEVIAVDDCSPDSSGQILAEYAARDPRLRVLSLPVNAGLGGARNAGLDVATGEYVWFLDSDDWLTDGSLRAVANRLRDTTPDVLIVDHARVFWNFHESASALRQAFPTSPGAEVFDVRTRPETLKVLHTAWNKVTRREFLVDLGLRFADGWYEDVSFTFPLLVAAERVTVLDRVCVNYRQRRTGAITRTRSPRHFEMFDHWGHTFDWLDQRGPQVDAVRPQLFALMISHYLMVLGHSGRLPPQLHQQFFARAHADYQRRLPPGGYPVPGGVEGLKRRLLAANRWRTFAALRVVQRARKKAISTVKRIGRPVKRGLRELARTGRRTALLGYYRIQLRLPMDQSMALYAAYWYRGYSCNPAAIHAKAAELAPHVNGVWVVRRDRAASMPAGVPYVVAGTWRYYRALARAKWLINNVNFPDYVRKRPGSVHIQTHHGTPVKVMGLDQQRHPVGAASMNFPHLLRRIDRWDFSVSANHFSTQMWERAYPGDFVSLDTGYPRNDRLALATDADVAAARAALGIGPDERVVLYLPTHREHQPGWQPDFDADALAEVLGPDAWLLIRSHYFHDRQRTGRAPDAPASGRIRDMSSHPVVEDLYLAADVLVTDYSSAMFDYAVLDRPIVIYAPDAEAYAMARGVYFDITAEPPGAVATTFGHLLDVFRTGAVGDDAAVKARTQFRARFCHLDDGHAAERVVRRALLGEQG; from the coding sequence ATGACATTGCTCAGCATCGTTGTGCCGGTCTACAAGGTGCAGGGTTACCTGCGGGAATGCCTCGACTCGATCCTCGACCAGTCGTTCACCGACGTCGAGGTGATCGCGGTCGACGACTGCTCCCCGGACAGCTCCGGGCAGATCCTCGCCGAGTACGCCGCCCGCGACCCCCGGCTGCGGGTGCTGTCCCTGCCGGTCAACGCCGGGCTCGGCGGTGCCCGCAACGCCGGGCTGGACGTGGCGACCGGTGAGTACGTCTGGTTCCTCGACAGCGACGACTGGCTGACCGACGGATCGCTGCGCGCGGTCGCCAACCGGCTCCGCGACACCACCCCGGACGTGCTGATCGTCGACCACGCGAGGGTGTTCTGGAACTTCCACGAATCGGCCAGTGCGCTGCGGCAGGCGTTCCCCACGTCACCCGGTGCCGAGGTGTTCGACGTACGGACCCGGCCCGAGACGCTCAAGGTGCTGCACACCGCCTGGAACAAGGTCACCCGGCGAGAGTTCCTGGTGGACCTGGGGCTGCGGTTCGCCGACGGCTGGTACGAGGACGTCTCGTTCACCTTCCCGCTGCTGGTCGCCGCCGAGCGGGTCACCGTACTCGACCGGGTGTGCGTCAACTACCGGCAACGGCGTACCGGTGCGATCACCCGGACCCGCAGCCCCCGGCACTTCGAGATGTTCGACCACTGGGGACACACCTTCGACTGGCTGGACCAGCGCGGGCCGCAGGTCGACGCCGTACGGCCGCAGTTGTTCGCTCTGATGATCTCGCACTACCTGATGGTGCTCGGCCACAGTGGCCGGCTGCCCCCGCAGCTGCACCAGCAGTTCTTCGCCCGCGCCCACGCCGACTACCAGCGTCGGCTCCCGCCCGGCGGGTACCCGGTGCCCGGCGGTGTCGAAGGGCTCAAGCGTCGGCTGCTCGCCGCCAACCGCTGGCGGACCTTCGCCGCGCTGCGGGTCGTCCAACGCGCCCGCAAGAAGGCGATCTCCACGGTCAAGCGGATCGGTCGTCCGGTCAAGCGCGGTCTGCGCGAACTGGCCCGCACCGGCCGGCGGACCGCGCTGCTCGGCTACTACCGGATCCAGCTGCGCCTGCCGATGGACCAGTCGATGGCGCTGTACGCCGCTTACTGGTACCGCGGCTACAGCTGCAACCCGGCCGCGATCCACGCCAAGGCGGCCGAGCTGGCCCCACACGTCAACGGGGTCTGGGTGGTCCGCCGGGACCGGGCCGCCAGCATGCCGGCCGGCGTGCCGTACGTCGTCGCCGGCACCTGGCGCTACTACCGGGCGCTGGCCCGTGCCAAGTGGCTGATCAACAACGTGAACTTCCCCGACTACGTGCGTAAACGGCCCGGATCAGTGCACATCCAGACCCACCATGGCACTCCGGTCAAGGTGATGGGGCTCGACCAGCAGCGGCACCCGGTCGGCGCCGCGTCGATGAACTTCCCCCATCTGCTGCGCCGCATCGACCGGTGGGACTTCAGCGTCAGCGCGAACCACTTCTCCACCCAGATGTGGGAGCGGGCCTACCCGGGCGACTTCGTCTCGCTCGACACCGGCTACCCGCGTAACGACCGGCTGGCGCTGGCCACCGACGCCGACGTGGCGGCGGCCCGCGCGGCGCTCGGTATCGGCCCCGACGAGCGGGTCGTGCTCTACCTGCCGACCCACCGGGAACACCAGCCCGGCTGGCAGCCCGACTTCGACGCCGACGCCCTGGCCGAAGTGCTCGGCCCGGACGCCTGGCTGCTCATCCGCAGCCACTACTTCCACGACCGGCAGCGCACCGGCCGGGCCCCGGATGCCCCGGCCAGCGGCCGGATCCGGGACATGTCCAGCCATCCGGTCGTCGAGGACCTGTACCTCGCGGCCGACGTACTCGTCACCGACTATTCTTCGGCGATGTTCGACTACGCGGTCCTGGACCGGCCGATCGTGATCTACGCGCCGGACGCCGAGGCGTACGCGATGGCCCGTGGCGTCTACTTCGACATCACCGCCGAGCCGCCGGGCGCCGTCGCCACCACCTTCGGGCACCTGCTCGACGTCTTCCGTACCGGTGCGGTCGGCGACGACGCCGCGGTCAAGGCCCGGACCCAGTTCCGCGCCCGGTTCTGCCATCTCGACGACGGGCACGCGGCCGAGCGGGTGGTCCGCCGGGCGTTGCTCGGGGAGCAGGGCTGA
- a CDS encoding type II toxin-antitoxin system VapB family antitoxin: MIFKAVRDGRPYPEHGLTLKQWAEIPPRPLRLDQLITTKRELALDKLLAEDSTFYGDLFPHVVQWNGALYLEDGLHRALRAALQQRNQIHARVYLLAAERLAG; the protein is encoded by the coding sequence GTGATCTTCAAAGCGGTGCGGGACGGCCGTCCCTACCCGGAGCACGGGCTGACGCTCAAGCAGTGGGCCGAGATTCCACCCCGGCCGTTACGGCTGGATCAGTTGATCACCACCAAGCGTGAACTGGCACTGGACAAGCTCCTCGCCGAGGATTCGACCTTCTACGGGGATCTCTTTCCGCACGTCGTGCAGTGGAACGGCGCGCTCTACCTGGAGGACGGCCTGCACCGGGCGTTGCGGGCCGCGCTGCAGCAGCGCAACCAGATCCACGCCCGGGTCTACCTGCTCGCCGCCGAGCGGCTCGCCGGCTGA
- a CDS encoding arabinofuranosyltransferase yields MTVETTPADLGEAPDGARPAPGVVATAAADRTAATRRGPRQLGAALRHPSLVAVLVWLLATPVAFVLPGIVGKDPFTVAGRALPVAGGLLLVSAVLAAAAVARRWVPAALDALAGAAAGLAGAWLVLVLRSALYGTPFGFGGLSGDMLRMSASVTRYTVTTASADTNIVGLPSEYPPLYAWLVGRASVLLDQPAWRLLADAEVLFISASLLAGFLLWRRQAGAWTAFAISCVAVLAWSDPRKAYEVLALVIFIPWVLETFARPPRNRLHWLSSGLLGGLLVVLYQAWLVYAALGLMVIIVLAWRAEPDRWAYVRRLAGVALVATVTSSWYVLPYGWTLLTDGGGQLVSDLYTSPYYLSGLLPFLDIQSSDGSNILLRALQLVGMIGLVWLLRRAWWAPPLLLIAGAAFAYRLLSMVRFLLTGHTAFAHYTVRLYGVVLAIAGVLTLVHVVPLVLRRLRVAPPVGLVGAPLAVLLAWGVTAYTGAWMPPSNGSGSSYATAAHAEPLPGGGYPRYAPASGRPAWFPVEPVRLAVEEVTGPDPERVTVSVDERLFSYLPWPGYLSNDRTAGGTLTHWDERKAELTALAAQRDPAAFAAESAATAYGPIDVFVLTRDGDDLIWEDLRFQRAQFDERYWAVREDLPAQVAVFVRR; encoded by the coding sequence ATGACTGTCGAGACAACCCCCGCCGATCTCGGCGAGGCGCCGGACGGGGCCCGGCCTGCGCCGGGCGTCGTGGCCACCGCTGCCGCCGACCGTACGGCTGCGACCCGGCGCGGACCTCGACAGCTGGGCGCGGCCCTGCGCCATCCCAGCCTCGTCGCGGTGCTGGTCTGGCTGCTCGCCACCCCGGTGGCATTCGTACTGCCCGGCATCGTCGGCAAGGACCCGTTCACCGTCGCCGGCCGCGCGTTGCCGGTGGCCGGTGGCCTGCTGCTGGTGTCGGCGGTGCTGGCCGCGGCGGCGGTCGCCCGTCGCTGGGTGCCTGCGGCGCTGGACGCCCTGGCCGGTGCCGCCGCCGGACTGGCCGGTGCCTGGCTGGTGCTGGTGCTACGGTCCGCGCTGTACGGCACCCCGTTCGGCTTCGGTGGCCTCAGCGGCGACATGCTGCGGATGAGCGCGTCGGTGACCCGCTACACGGTCACCACCGCCAGCGCGGACACCAACATCGTCGGGCTGCCGTCGGAGTACCCGCCGCTGTACGCCTGGCTGGTCGGCCGGGCCTCGGTGCTGCTCGACCAGCCCGCCTGGCGGTTGCTGGCCGACGCCGAGGTGCTGTTCATCTCCGCGTCACTGCTGGCCGGCTTCCTGCTGTGGCGTCGGCAGGCGGGGGCCTGGACCGCGTTCGCGATCTCCTGTGTCGCGGTGCTCGCCTGGTCCGACCCGCGCAAGGCGTACGAGGTCCTGGCGTTGGTGATCTTCATCCCCTGGGTGCTGGAGACCTTCGCCCGCCCGCCGCGCAACCGCCTGCACTGGCTGAGCTCCGGGTTGCTCGGGGGTCTGCTGGTCGTGCTCTACCAGGCCTGGCTGGTCTACGCCGCGCTCGGGCTGATGGTGATCATCGTGCTGGCGTGGCGGGCGGAGCCGGACCGCTGGGCGTACGTCCGCCGGCTGGCGGGCGTCGCCCTCGTCGCCACCGTCACCTCGTCCTGGTACGTGCTGCCGTACGGCTGGACCCTGCTCACCGACGGCGGTGGGCAGCTGGTCTCCGACCTGTACACCTCGCCGTACTACCTCTCCGGCCTGCTGCCGTTCCTGGACATCCAGTCCTCCGACGGCAGCAACATCCTGCTGCGGGCCCTGCAACTGGTCGGCATGATCGGCCTCGTGTGGCTGCTGCGCCGCGCCTGGTGGGCGCCTCCGCTGCTGCTGATCGCCGGGGCCGCGTTCGCGTACCGACTGTTGTCGATGGTCCGTTTCCTGCTGACCGGGCACACCGCCTTCGCCCACTACACCGTGCGGCTGTACGGCGTGGTGCTGGCGATCGCCGGGGTGCTGACCCTGGTGCACGTCGTACCGCTGGTGCTGCGTCGGCTGCGGGTGGCGCCACCGGTCGGGCTGGTCGGCGCACCGCTCGCGGTACTGCTCGCCTGGGGTGTGACCGCCTACACCGGGGCGTGGATGCCGCCGAGCAACGGGTCCGGCTCGTCCTACGCGACCGCCGCTCACGCCGAACCGCTGCCCGGCGGCGGCTACCCCCGGTACGCGCCGGCCAGCGGGCGCCCGGCCTGGTTCCCGGTCGAGCCGGTCCGCCTGGCCGTCGAGGAGGTCACCGGGCCGGACCCCGAACGGGTGACGGTGAGCGTCGACGAACGGCTCTTCTCCTACCTGCCGTGGCCCGGGTACCTCAGCAACGACCGTACCGCCGGCGGCACGCTCACCCATTGGGACGAGCGCAAGGCCGAGCTGACGGCCCTGGCCGCGCAGCGGGACCCGGCGGCCTTCGCCGCCGAGTCCGCCGCCACGGCGTACGGGCCGATCGACGTCTTCGTGCTCACCCGCGACGGCGACGACCTGATCTGGGAGGATCTGCGGTTCCAGCGCGCCCAGTTCGACGAGCGGTACTGGGCGGTCCGCGAGGATCTGCCGGCACAGGTGGCGGTCTTCGTCCGGCGGTGA
- a CDS encoding glycosyltransferase family 2 protein: MRSDQVEVTVLLPCLNEAETLEVCIRKARQALDELGVQGEVLVSDNGSTDGSQEIAVRAGARVSHAPIRGYGGALINGIEQARGQYVIMADADDSYDLSTLEPFIQALRSGHDVVMGNRFRGGIAPGAMPFLHRYLGNPVLSWLGRRLFNLKVGDFHCGIRGFNRDRIRQLQLCMPGMEFASELVVRAALNGYDIVEVPTTLSPDGRSRPPHLRTWRDGWRHLRFLLVFAPRKTLIWPGSALFILGLIGTATLVLGPLVVAGIGFDVSTLVYTCLAMLVGAQLLLFGAFALIYGRYEGITNLQQADRWGRYIRFETCTAGGVALILLGLVGTIVAVATWGATGFGAQDVSATMRVVLPSSTAIGLGATLIFAGLFSSLLSLRRVSAAVADQETPSPNTLAASAN; encoded by the coding sequence GTGCGCAGCGACCAGGTCGAGGTCACCGTCCTGCTTCCCTGCCTCAACGAGGCGGAGACCCTGGAGGTCTGCATCCGCAAGGCCCGCCAGGCGCTCGACGAGTTGGGCGTCCAGGGTGAGGTGCTGGTCAGCGACAACGGTTCCACCGACGGATCCCAGGAGATCGCGGTGCGGGCCGGCGCCCGGGTCTCGCATGCCCCGATCCGCGGCTACGGCGGTGCCCTGATCAACGGAATCGAGCAGGCCCGCGGTCAATACGTGATCATGGCGGACGCCGACGACTCCTATGACCTGTCCACGCTTGAGCCGTTCATTCAGGCGCTGCGTTCCGGTCACGACGTCGTCATGGGCAACCGCTTCCGGGGCGGCATCGCCCCAGGAGCCATGCCGTTCCTGCACCGCTACCTCGGCAACCCGGTGCTCTCCTGGCTCGGCCGGCGGCTGTTCAACCTGAAGGTCGGCGACTTCCACTGCGGCATCCGGGGGTTCAACCGGGACCGGATCCGGCAGCTGCAGCTGTGCATGCCGGGCATGGAGTTCGCCTCCGAGCTGGTGGTCCGGGCGGCGCTCAACGGATACGACATCGTCGAGGTGCCGACCACGCTCAGCCCGGACGGTCGCAGCCGCCCACCGCACCTGCGGACCTGGCGCGACGGCTGGCGGCACCTGCGTTTCCTGCTGGTCTTCGCGCCGCGCAAGACGCTGATCTGGCCAGGTTCGGCGCTGTTCATCCTCGGCCTGATCGGCACCGCGACCCTCGTTCTCGGCCCGCTCGTCGTCGCCGGCATCGGCTTCGACGTGAGCACCCTCGTCTACACCTGTCTCGCGATGCTGGTCGGCGCACAACTGCTGCTGTTCGGGGCGTTCGCGCTGATCTACGGCAGGTACGAGGGCATCACCAACCTGCAGCAGGCCGATCGCTGGGGTCGCTACATCCGGTTCGAGACCTGCACCGCCGGCGGCGTCGCGCTGATCCTGCTCGGCCTCGTCGGTACCATCGTCGCCGTCGCGACCTGGGGCGCGACCGGGTTCGGTGCCCAGGACGTGAGCGCCACGATGCGGGTGGTGCTGCCCTCCTCGACGGCGATCGGCCTGGGTGCCACACTCATCTTCGCCGGGCTCTTCTCCAGCCTGCTCAGCCTGCGACGGGTCTCCGCCGCAGTCGCCGACCAGGAGACCCCGTCGCCGAACACGCTGGCCGCGAGCGCCAACTGA
- a CDS encoding PspC domain-containing protein, with protein sequence MSRKLVRPRDGRMIAGVCAGLGRRFGISAGMVRLLFLLSLLLPGTQVIIYLALWIIMPNEDRYLATSH encoded by the coding sequence ATGAGCCGCAAACTGGTACGACCCCGCGACGGACGGATGATCGCCGGTGTCTGCGCCGGCCTGGGCCGGCGGTTCGGCATCTCGGCCGGGATGGTCCGGTTGCTGTTCCTGCTCTCCCTACTGCTGCCCGGCACCCAGGTGATCATCTACCTGGCGCTCTGGATCATCATGCCGAACGAGGACCGGTACCTCGCCACCTCGCACTGA
- a CDS encoding nitroreductase family protein — translation MQLREVIRRRRMVRNYDPDRPVPPEVVQRLLEHAIRAPSAGFSQGWGFLVLETAADRELFWTATTPVAGDPDTVRRSRWLTGMSRAPLIIVPHANRSAYLDRYAQPDKGWTDRDEARWPVPYWHIDTGFAALLMLLTAVDEGLGACFFGIPPERTDHYRAAFGVPEDFIPIGAVTVGYRAPDTRSASLRRGRRPVDEVVHRGRWGA, via the coding sequence ATGCAGCTGCGGGAGGTGATCCGCCGCCGGCGGATGGTGCGCAACTACGATCCGGACCGTCCGGTCCCACCCGAGGTCGTGCAGCGGCTGTTGGAGCACGCGATCCGGGCCCCGTCCGCCGGGTTCTCCCAGGGCTGGGGCTTCCTGGTGCTGGAGACCGCGGCCGACCGGGAGCTGTTCTGGACGGCGACGACGCCGGTCGCCGGGGATCCGGACACCGTGCGGCGCAGTCGCTGGTTGACCGGGATGAGCCGGGCCCCGCTGATCATCGTCCCGCACGCCAACCGGTCGGCCTATCTCGACCGGTACGCCCAACCGGACAAGGGCTGGACCGATCGGGACGAGGCCCGCTGGCCGGTGCCGTACTGGCACATCGACACCGGCTTCGCCGCGTTGCTGATGCTGCTGACCGCGGTCGACGAAGGGCTGGGCGCGTGTTTCTTCGGAATCCCGCCGGAACGCACGGACCACTACCGGGCGGCGTTCGGCGTACCGGAGGACTTCATCCCGATCGGCGCGGTGACCGTCGGCTACCGGGCACCGGACACCCGGTCGGCGTCGCTGCGCCGAGGGCGACGCCCGGTCGACGAGGTGGTCCACCGGGGGCGGTGGGGTGCCTAG